One Peptostreptococcus equinus genomic window carries:
- a CDS encoding C39 family peptidase codes for MASINKNRKKTKYTFKGSNKNSDNKYANIYQDLSDKNSIYESNMLKQMHRNPDGVESELPGDKKAVTRVLSSDEAEKNAQMRKRAVRNESMLASEKSSPVISKKESPEFDKDKSIEKLKREKLESRLNEYNMTHDEKLDIDAIDSILDETDGRSLYEKLRALDKGDVFIHERARERANMDKSNVEIYKEYSDFERPTFNKVESDYDDKFEKISVPDDLGRTTTLNTKPNDRTASNNKSRESEIEELIRLMKRDSDSIDRKSRRRDTRTSRTPLVEEVNKVPKRDYVSRSEVYKKGNNKNVSRFDPKKIVAFAVILVLLLFFVAAAIDKFDTDKNKNSTTNSKVETKTTKNNKTAAKTETESEKIKKLEAIKPKLNKKESQELDYIIQNIKSYPTALIDLLIRNSETVDFVYSYKDKDQYLNKTISKNIDSSYAVDGDVPLFLQWDRRWGYRQYGGEMIGLSGCGPTSLAMVIRHFDDNSNVNPYDVAKYSSEKGYVSEDNTTSWKLFETGVENYGLESTDIVPVETKLKKALDEGKILIVSVDKGIFTERGHILVIKGYNKDGEFLINDPNSIINTNKSWSFDEIKGEIKKIWGISKPGYSKSSSKNEEKTKSESSSESDNNSSTSNSPSIIEDIEDIQ; via the coding sequence ATGGCTTCAATAAATAAAAACAGAAAGAAGACAAAGTATACTTTTAAAGGTAGCAATAAAAATAGCGATAATAAGTATGCTAATATATATCAAGATTTAAGCGATAAAAACTCAATATATGAAAGTAATATGTTGAAGCAAATGCATAGAAATCCTGATGGGGTCGAATCTGAATTACCAGGGGATAAAAAAGCTGTTACTAGAGTTTTGTCATCAGATGAAGCAGAAAAAAATGCACAGATGAGAAAAAGAGCCGTTAGAAATGAGAGTATGTTAGCTAGTGAAAAATCTAGTCCAGTTATTTCTAAAAAAGAATCTCCCGAGTTTGATAAAGATAAGAGTATTGAAAAACTAAAAAGGGAAAAATTGGAATCAAGGTTAAATGAGTATAATATGACTCATGATGAAAAATTAGATATAGATGCAATTGATAGTATTTTAGATGAGACAGATGGACGTTCTCTATATGAAAAGCTAAGAGCTTTGGATAAGGGAGATGTATTTATCCATGAAAGAGCCAGAGAAAGGGCCAATATGGATAAGTCAAATGTGGAAATATATAAAGAGTATTCTGACTTTGAAAGACCCACATTTAATAAAGTTGAAAGTGATTATGACGATAAATTTGAAAAGATAAGTGTACCAGATGACTTAGGCAGAACGACTACACTTAATACAAAACCAAATGATAGAACAGCTAGTAATAATAAGTCTAGGGAAAGTGAAATAGAAGAACTTATAAGGCTTATGAAGAGGGATTCAGATAGTATTGATAGAAAATCTAGGAGAAGAGATACCAGAACTAGTAGGACTCCATTAGTAGAAGAAGTTAACAAAGTTCCGAAAAGAGACTATGTTTCTAGATCTGAAGTATATAAAAAAGGAAATAATAAAAATGTATCTAGATTTGATCCTAAAAAAATAGTAGCATTTGCTGTAATATTAGTGCTATTATTGTTTTTTGTTGCAGCAGCAATAGATAAGTTTGACACAGATAAAAATAAGAACTCTACAACAAATTCTAAAGTAGAAACTAAAACTACAAAAAATAATAAAACAGCAGCAAAGACAGAAACTGAATCGGAAAAAATAAAGAAGCTTGAAGCAATCAAGCCTAAATTGAATAAGAAAGAATCTCAAGAGCTCGACTATATAATACAAAACATTAAGTCTTATCCAACTGCGTTAATAGACTTGTTAATAAGAAATAGCGAAACAGTTGATTTTGTTTATAGTTACAAAGACAAGGATCAATACTTAAATAAGACTATATCTAAAAATATAGATTCTAGTTATGCAGTTGATGGAGATGTTCCTTTATTTTTACAGTGGGATAGAAGATGGGGATATAGACAATATGGTGGTGAAATGATTGGTTTATCAGGATGTGGTCCTACTTCACTAGCGATGGTAATTAGGCATTTTGATGATAATTCTAATGTTAATCCATATGATGTTGCAAAGTATAGTTCAGAAAAAGGTTATGTATCTGAAGATAATACCACTAGTTGGAAATTATTTGAGACTGGAGTTGAAAATTATGGACTTGAGTCAACTGATATAGTACCTGTTGAAACTAAGTTAAAAAAGGCGCTGGATGAAGGTAAGATATTAATTGTAAGTGTTGATAAAGGTATATTTACAGAAAGAGGTCATATACTTGTAATTAAGGGCTATAATAAAGATGGAGAATTTTTAATAAACGATCCTAATAGTATTATTAATACTAATAAATCTTGGTCATTTGACGAAATAAAGGGCGAAATAAAAAAGATTTGGGGAATTAGTAAACCTGGTTATAGCAAATCATCTTCTAAAAATGAAGAGAAAACTAAGAGTGAAAGTTCAAGTGAATCGGATAATAATTCGTCTACATCAAATTCACCTAGCATAATAGAAGATATAGAAGATATACAATAA
- the brnQ gene encoding branched-chain amino acid transport system II carrier protein, translating to MNNKGSVKDTLTFGFALFAMFFGAGNLIFPPYLGIISGPKWFTGFAGFTFADAGLALLAVIAIAYCNGNIMELFEKIGKWPAIILSFADIMCVGPLLVIPRTGATTYEMGIMPLAGKGLPIIVVVVIFFLLTFFLTVRPSKVIDIVGQFLTPVLIIALSVIIIKGVVSPLGTPMSKPMIENIFQRGIMDGYQTMDCFVSIAVGSVLMLTLANKGYSDSKQQIALLIKAGIIACVGLGLIYGGLTYLGSTVSKVYGMDVQQSQVIVNITQSLLGNTGKVILAIAVSLACLTTSIGLTSATAEYLTALFNNKISYAKVVAIVCVFATAAASMGVSGLVKIANPILAIVYPPTIVLIVLVFFKNKIKNDNVYKFAALFAVIISALTLLSTSVPAFGFVNSLPLAPIGFNWVVPTIIGGIIGNFVGASNKKVA from the coding sequence ATGAATAACAAGGGTAGTGTAAAAGATACACTTACGTTTGGTTTCGCGTTATTCGCGATGTTTTTCGGGGCTGGAAATTTAATATTTCCACCATACTTAGGTATAATCTCAGGACCAAAGTGGTTCACAGGATTTGCTGGATTTACTTTTGCTGATGCAGGACTTGCTTTATTAGCAGTTATAGCTATTGCTTACTGTAACGGTAATATTATGGAATTATTTGAAAAGATAGGTAAGTGGCCAGCAATTATTTTGAGTTTTGCTGATATTATGTGTGTTGGTCCTTTACTAGTAATACCTAGAACAGGTGCTACAACTTATGAAATGGGTATAATGCCACTAGCGGGAAAGGGACTTCCTATTATAGTAGTGGTAGTGATATTCTTCCTACTAACATTTTTCCTAACTGTTAGACCTTCAAAGGTTATCGACATAGTTGGACAGTTCTTAACACCAGTTCTAATTATAGCCTTATCAGTTATAATAATTAAGGGTGTAGTTTCACCACTTGGTACACCAATGTCTAAGCCAATGATTGAAAATATATTCCAAAGAGGAATTATGGATGGCTATCAGACAATGGACTGTTTCGTATCAATAGCAGTTGGATCAGTATTAATGCTTACACTTGCAAATAAAGGATATTCAGATTCAAAACAGCAGATTGCTTTATTAATAAAAGCTGGTATAATAGCATGTGTAGGTTTAGGTCTAATATATGGTGGTCTTACTTATTTAGGGTCAACAGTATCAAAAGTATATGGAATGGATGTACAGCAGTCTCAAGTTATAGTTAATATAACTCAAAGTCTATTGGGTAATACTGGTAAGGTAATTCTTGCTATAGCTGTTTCACTTGCATGTTTGACTACTTCAATAGGTTTAACTTCTGCAACAGCAGAATATTTAACAGCATTATTTAACAATAAAATAAGCTATGCTAAGGTAGTAGCTATAGTTTGTGTATTTGCAACTGCTGCAGCGTCAATGGGTGTTAGCGGATTAGTTAAAATAGCAAATCCAATACTTGCTATAGTTTACCCACCAACAATAGTATTGATAGTATTAGTATTCTTTAAGAATAAGATCAAAAATGATAATGTTTATAAATTTGCTGCCTTATTCGCAGTAATAATAAGTGCACTTACTCTACTATCAACAAGTGTACCAGCATTTGGATTTGTAAATAGTCTGCCACTTGCGCCAATTGGATTTAACTGGGTTGTGCCAACTATAATAGGTGGTATAATTGGTAATTTTGTAGGGGCATCAAATAAAAAAGTTGCATAA
- a CDS encoding universal stress protein has product MKKILVPIDGTERSMHSLDFIKEIYRPEDVEIEIINVKELVFVDGIDMGDEIKASSEFGKQLLERARQKLSGYEVNLYFTFGYAGDEIIRKSQEDNIDIIVMTKSTKKGLTRLIGSCTSYVLRNANCIVMIVPE; this is encoded by the coding sequence ATGAAAAAAATATTAGTACCAATTGATGGAACAGAAAGGAGTATGCACTCTTTAGATTTCATTAAGGAAATATACAGACCTGAAGACGTAGAAATTGAAATTATAAACGTTAAAGAATTGGTTTTTGTTGACGGAATTGATATGGGAGATGAAATAAAGGCATCTTCTGAATTTGGAAAACAATTGTTAGAAAGAGCTAGACAAAAATTATCAGGATATGAAGTTAATTTATACTTTACTTTTGGATATGCTGGTGATGAGATTATACGTAAATCTCAAGAAGATAATATTGATATTATAGTTATGACTAAGTCTACAAAGAAGGGGTTAACTAGATTGATTGGATCTTGTACATCTTATGTACTTAGAAATGCAAATTGTATAGTAATGATAGTACCAGAATAG